In Shewanella sp. VB17, a single genomic region encodes these proteins:
- a CDS encoding transposase → MTKQKRPTYSAEFKLEAAQLVVDGEHTFLLLFDLMAIHLRRLMMISLALFGLLLAAALVVLSPKNHGSTSSKFLSTLPLPTMGQTYWIIPMF, encoded by the coding sequence ATGACAAAACAAAAAAGACCAACATACTCCGCTGAATTTAAGCTTGAGGCAGCACAATTAGTTGTTGATGGTGAGCACACCTTTTTACTTCTCTTTGATCTAATGGCCATACACCTTAGACGCTTAATGATGATAAGTTTGGCATTATTTGGCTTATTATTAGCTGCTGCATTGGTTGTATTGAGTCCAAAAAATCATGGTTCCACCAGTAGTAAATTCTTGAGCACATTGCCATTACCGACCATGGGCCAGACTTATTGGATTATCCCCATGTTCTAG
- a CDS encoding PotD/PotF family extracellular solute-binding protein produces the protein MDILTLNIGFLLSVSLLMSVGLIAGERINVLTWEGYVEPYEVQEVNDILKERGYEYEIYVIPEWAEGPEQMFNILRAGKADISFLTLNYIKMQKGKTAQLLQGIDINSPRLSNYQYLDPLMLNVSMGVENEKTLYLPWGGGAYGFWADMSQLNQSDLPRSLNDLLKPRWQNRLSLTKGQIQPNIAIASLMLGKKAFFLNDLSRKELVKEQANGELQSKLNALYNQVGYYWTSGPDFENKNLHIVASYGIGAFAANRSGGHWQLINFEEGNTVWMDTINFHKDLTGRKLEAAEIFTNYFIGDKVQKRLVNDLGMISASLKYQSASDQGFFVQDMFWPPYQRTADNIMFIMSKNAMDQTKQ, from the coding sequence ATGGATATATTAACCCTAAATATTGGCTTTTTACTATCTGTATCTCTTTTAATGTCTGTAGGACTTATTGCTGGTGAAAGAATCAATGTATTAACTTGGGAAGGATACGTAGAACCTTATGAAGTTCAGGAGGTTAACGATATTTTAAAAGAAAGAGGTTACGAATATGAAATTTATGTTATTCCAGAGTGGGCTGAAGGACCAGAACAAATGTTCAACATTCTCAGAGCCGGAAAAGCAGATATCAGTTTTCTGACATTAAACTACATCAAAATGCAAAAAGGTAAAACTGCACAATTATTGCAAGGGATCGACATAAACTCACCAAGGTTATCAAATTACCAGTATTTAGACCCTTTAATGCTTAATGTATCTATGGGAGTGGAAAATGAAAAAACACTTTACTTACCATGGGGAGGTGGAGCATATGGTTTTTGGGCGGATATGAGCCAATTGAATCAGTCTGATTTACCTCGTAGCCTTAATGATTTACTAAAGCCAAGATGGCAAAATAGGCTCTCATTAACCAAGGGGCAGATCCAACCCAATATAGCAATCGCATCACTCATGCTCGGGAAGAAAGCTTTCTTTCTTAATGACTTGAGTCGAAAGGAATTAGTAAAAGAGCAAGCTAATGGAGAGTTACAAAGTAAGCTTAACGCACTTTACAATCAAGTTGGTTATTATTGGACTAGTGGGCCTGATTTTGAGAATAAAAATTTACACATTGTAGCATCGTACGGTATTGGTGCATTTGCAGCAAATAGATCTGGTGGTCACTGGCAACTCATTAATTTTGAAGAAGGAAATACAGTATGGATGGATACGATTAATTTTCATAAAGATTTAACAGGACGTAAATTGGAGGCTGCTGAAATATTTACTAATTATTTTATCGGAGATAAAGTTCAAAAACGGCTAGTGAATGATTTAGGAATGATTAGTGCATCTTTAAAGTATCAATCAGCAAGTGACCAAGGTTTTTTTGTGCAAGATATGTTCTGGCCTCCATACCAAAGAACCGCTGATAATATTATGTTTATAATGTCTAAAAATGCGATGGATCAAACGAAGCAATAA
- a CDS encoding ABC transporter substrate-binding protein codes for MISKKALFFIISIPFSLVWSTYANQELKIYAEDALPLSFINKQGEPDGLAVKVVEDILKRIKSQSIVQVVPWARGWLMVSNEPNSVLFTMSHSSEREEKFTLLGPLMIGELNLYSLKSNNISFSNVVNIETYNKIALLRSGICTSVLNSSGINVDFTHVTNDVQAVKMTAIKRVDYFCSFNYLVANIINDAGYNIDQFTPSYLLQNDKSYIAFSKGTNVEIIKLWQKAMIEMIEDGTMKDMFSEWLPGVKVPDYIEILGGSLE; via the coding sequence GTGATTAGTAAAAAAGCACTTTTTTTTATTATCAGTATTCCATTTTCATTAGTATGGTCCACCTATGCCAATCAGGAACTGAAAATTTATGCAGAAGATGCACTACCATTAAGCTTTATCAACAAGCAAGGGGAACCAGATGGACTTGCTGTTAAGGTCGTTGAAGACATATTGAAGAGGATTAAAAGTCAGAGTATTGTCCAAGTTGTTCCTTGGGCAAGAGGGTGGCTGATGGTGAGTAATGAACCTAACTCTGTTTTGTTTACGATGTCTCATTCCAGTGAGCGCGAAGAAAAATTTACCTTACTAGGCCCGCTGATGATTGGGGAGCTTAATCTCTATTCATTAAAATCTAATAATATCTCTTTTAGCAACGTAGTAAATATAGAAACATATAATAAAATAGCTCTTCTGCGTTCAGGTATTTGTACATCAGTTCTCAATTCATCTGGAATTAATGTGGATTTTACTCATGTAACAAATGATGTCCAAGCTGTAAAAATGACAGCAATTAAGCGTGTAGACTATTTTTGTTCTTTTAATTACTTAGTCGCTAATATTATTAATGATGCAGGTTATAATATTGACCAATTTACACCATCTTACCTTTTGCAAAATGATAAAAGCTATATCGCCTTTTCAAAAGGAACCAATGTTGAAATAATTAAATTATGGCAAAAAGCAATGATAGAAATGATCGAAGATGGAACCATGAAAGATATGTTTAGCGAGTGGCTCCCAGGCGTCAAGGTACCTGACTATATTGAAATTCTGGGTGGCTCACTTGAATAG
- the hemG gene encoding menaquinone-dependent protoporphyrinogen IX dehydrogenase, whose amino-acid sequence MSKTLIIYSTTDGQTHAICTLMKQVNQASDNDTKLVSLEEAQELNLADFDKIMIGASIRYGKHKPELYQYINRHHTILNAKKNSFFNVNLVARKPEKNTPETNPYMKKFLELSLWKPQQLGVFAGKLDYPKYRFLDKSMIRFIMWMTKGPTDTSGTFEFTDWQQVEEFGKAFSER is encoded by the coding sequence ATGAGCAAAACTTTAATTATCTACTCAACGACCGACGGGCAAACACACGCAATTTGCACGTTAATGAAACAGGTTAACCAAGCATCAGATAATGATACAAAACTGGTTTCATTAGAAGAGGCGCAAGAATTGAACTTAGCTGATTTTGATAAAATAATGATTGGTGCCAGTATTCGATATGGTAAACATAAACCTGAATTATACCAGTACATTAATCGTCATCACACAATATTGAATGCTAAGAAAAATAGCTTTTTTAACGTCAATCTCGTGGCCAGAAAACCAGAAAAAAATACGCCAGAAACGAACCCTTATATGAAAAAGTTTCTTGAGTTATCACTTTGGAAGCCACAACAGCTGGGGGTATTCGCAGGTAAACTTGATTACCCTAAATACCGTTTCCTTGATAAAAGCATGATACGTTTTATTATGTGGATGACTAAGGGGCCTACAGACACCAGTGGTACCTTTGAATTTACCGATTGGCAGCAGGTTGAAGAGTTTGGTAAGGCCTTTTCTGAGCGATAA
- a CDS encoding TrkH family potassium uptake protein has protein sequence MQYRTIIRITGLLMGLFSLSLLPPALIAVIYKDGGGTAFIQAFCLSLFLGFMLWYPNRRHKKDLRTREGFLLVVLFWAVLGSIGAVPFIFTSQPDLSITDSFFESFSALTTTGATVIVGLDSLPKAILFYRHLLQWLGGMGIIVLAVAILPMLGIGGMQLYRAEMPGPVKDSKMTPRIAETAKALWYIYFALTIACAFCYWVAGMDVFDAICHSFSTIAIGGFSTHDASMGYFDSTAINMVCVVFLLIAALNFSLHFAAFTRRGINLKIYFKDAEFKALIAVQLALTAICFATLYHSDIYDSPEQTLDFALFQAVSISTTAGFGTESFHMWPLFLPMLLIFSSFIGGCGGSTAGGIKVIRMILLLKQGSRELKRLVHPRGMFSIRIGDKALPDRIIDAVWGFFSAYALVFVVCMLLLMAMGVDDITAFSATVACLNNLGPGLGEVASNYGSISDGAKWVLLLAMLFGRLEVFTLLVLFTPTFWKN, from the coding sequence ATGCAATATAGAACAATAATAAGAATCACCGGTTTATTAATGGGATTATTTTCATTATCTCTACTTCCTCCGGCACTGATCGCTGTGATTTATAAAGACGGTGGCGGAACAGCCTTTATACAAGCATTTTGTCTCAGTCTATTTCTTGGTTTTATGCTTTGGTACCCCAATCGCAGGCATAAAAAAGATCTACGAACTCGAGAAGGTTTTCTTCTAGTTGTACTCTTCTGGGCAGTGCTGGGTTCTATTGGTGCTGTACCTTTTATCTTTACCAGTCAACCTGATCTTAGTATCACTGACAGTTTTTTTGAATCGTTTTCAGCATTAACCACGACAGGTGCCACTGTCATTGTTGGTCTAGACTCTCTGCCTAAAGCTATCTTGTTTTATCGTCATCTATTACAGTGGTTAGGCGGGATGGGGATTATTGTATTAGCTGTCGCCATTTTACCGATGCTGGGGATTGGCGGAATGCAGTTGTATAGAGCTGAAATGCCTGGACCTGTTAAAGATAGCAAAATGACACCTAGAATTGCCGAGACAGCTAAAGCACTGTGGTATATCTACTTCGCATTAACTATCGCTTGTGCATTCTGTTACTGGGTAGCTGGAATGGATGTCTTTGATGCCATCTGCCATTCATTTTCAACCATAGCTATTGGTGGTTTTTCTACTCACGATGCTAGTATGGGGTACTTTGATAGTACTGCAATCAATATGGTGTGTGTGGTATTTCTATTGATCGCCGCACTAAACTTTAGCCTACATTTTGCTGCGTTTACTCGGCGAGGTATTAATCTTAAAATTTATTTTAAAGATGCAGAATTTAAAGCACTCATTGCAGTTCAGTTGGCGCTAACCGCAATATGTTTCGCGACCCTTTATCATTCAGATATCTATGACTCACCGGAACAAACTTTAGACTTTGCCTTATTTCAGGCTGTCTCTATTTCAACTACCGCAGGTTTTGGTACCGAGAGCTTCCACATGTGGCCGCTTTTTTTGCCTATGTTGCTTATCTTTTCGAGTTTTATTGGTGGCTGCGGTGGTTCGACAGCCGGAGGCATCAAGGTCATACGTATGATTTTGCTTTTAAAGCAAGGTTCGAGAGAGTTAAAGCGTCTGGTTCACCCAAGAGGCATGTTCTCTATCCGTATTGGGGATAAGGCATTACCAGATAGGATTATTGATGCCGTTTGGGGCTTTTTTTCTGCTTATGCGCTAGTTTTTGTGGTTTGTATGTTGTTACTAATGGCCATGGGAGTTGACGATATTACCGCTTTTAGTGCGACAGTGGCTTGTTTGAATAATTTAGGTCCAGGACTCGGTGAGGTAGCGAGTAACTATGGCAGTATAAGCGACGGAGCTAAATGGGTGTTGTTACTTGCGATGTTATTTGGTCGCCTTGAAGTGTTTACTTTATTAGTGTTATTCACACCAACGTTCTGGAAAAACTAA
- a CDS encoding YigZ family protein, translating to MTDSYQIPSAELIIEEEIKHSRFISFIFHCQSYEEIKCALTNIKTRYPAASHYCYAFIAQNPTNTVAMGSSDDGEPTGSAGRPMLATLQGANVGEIGAIVVRYFGGTKLGVGGLVRAYSSGLKQGLTQLQTQLKQIRYSGSLICEYSQLKDVEHLLAQYDAVVEARDFMEKVTLSFAIPKRFKTELNLNLASISQGSLMAKFDLLE from the coding sequence TTGACTGACAGTTATCAGATCCCATCCGCAGAGTTAATAATTGAAGAGGAGATAAAGCACAGTCGATTTATTTCTTTTATTTTCCACTGTCAGTCATACGAAGAGATTAAGTGTGCACTCACTAACATTAAAACGCGTTATCCTGCAGCGAGTCATTATTGCTATGCTTTTATTGCACAAAATCCGACTAACACTGTTGCAATGGGATCCAGTGATGACGGTGAGCCGACAGGCAGTGCAGGTCGACCTATGTTGGCAACTTTACAAGGGGCTAATGTGGGGGAAATAGGTGCAATTGTTGTTCGTTATTTTGGCGGAACAAAACTTGGTGTAGGTGGGTTGGTTAGAGCTTATAGCTCAGGATTAAAGCAAGGTCTCACTCAATTGCAGACTCAGCTAAAACAAATCCGTTATTCCGGCTCTCTGATTTGTGAATATAGTCAGCTAAAAGATGTTGAGCATCTTTTAGCTCAATATGACGCAGTAGTAGAAGCACGAGATTTCATGGAGAAAGTAACCTTAAGCTTTGCTATCCCTAAGCGATTTAAAACAGAATTAAATCTGAATTTAGCGAGTATTAGTCAAGGCAGCTTAATGGCTAAGTTTGATTTACTTGAATAA
- the pepQ gene encoding Xaa-Pro dipeptidase encodes MDQQANHFESHIAELNRRVAEIISREKISGLVIHSGQPHRQFLDDLDYPFKVNPHFKAWLPLLDNPHCWLLVNGRDKPQLIFYRPVDFWHKVDELPDAFWIEHVEIKLLSKADKVAELLPNDLTHWAYIGEHLDVAEVLGFKTRNPDAVISYLHYHRASKTLYELTCMRKSNEIAIQGHIAAKNAFFNGGSEFEIQQQYLTATNQGENEVPYGNIIALNENASILHYTKLASQRPDNRYSFLIDAGANFFGYASDITRTYAFEKNIFSELIEAMDRMQLELVAMMRPGIKYVDLHILTHQKIAKILVDFDIVSGDLQGLIEQGITSVFFPHGLGHMLGLQVHDVGGFLHDERGTHIAAPDAHPFLRCTRTLAVNQVLTIEPGLYIIDSLLDGLKQDNRQSQINWKTVDQLRPFGGIRIEDNVIVHVDRNENITRDCGLH; translated from the coding sequence ATGGATCAGCAAGCTAATCATTTCGAATCTCATATAGCGGAGTTAAATCGTCGTGTTGCAGAGATTATCTCACGTGAAAAAATATCTGGTTTGGTGATTCATTCAGGCCAACCTCATAGACAATTCCTCGATGATTTGGATTATCCGTTTAAAGTTAATCCTCACTTTAAAGCTTGGTTGCCACTATTAGACAATCCCCATTGTTGGTTACTGGTCAATGGCCGAGACAAACCTCAGTTAATCTTTTATCGTCCGGTAGATTTTTGGCATAAGGTGGATGAACTTCCAGATGCTTTTTGGATTGAACATGTGGAGATCAAATTGTTGAGTAAGGCTGATAAAGTGGCTGAATTACTACCCAATGATCTGACCCATTGGGCTTATATTGGTGAACATTTAGATGTTGCAGAAGTACTCGGCTTTAAAACCCGTAATCCTGATGCTGTGATAAGCTATTTACACTACCATAGAGCGAGTAAAACATTGTATGAATTGACTTGTATGCGCAAATCTAATGAGATTGCTATTCAAGGTCATATCGCTGCTAAAAATGCGTTTTTCAATGGTGGTAGTGAATTTGAAATCCAGCAACAATATTTAACAGCCACTAATCAGGGTGAAAATGAAGTCCCCTATGGAAATATTATTGCACTAAATGAAAACGCGTCTATTTTACATTACACCAAGTTGGCGTCTCAACGCCCTGATAATCGCTATTCTTTTCTTATTGATGCAGGAGCTAATTTTTTCGGCTATGCCTCAGACATAACCAGAACCTATGCGTTTGAAAAAAACATCTTTAGCGAACTGATTGAGGCAATGGACAGAATGCAGCTTGAGCTTGTTGCCATGATGCGTCCAGGGATTAAATATGTAGACTTACACATTCTGACTCATCAGAAAATAGCTAAAATTTTAGTGGATTTTGATATTGTCTCTGGTGATTTACAAGGATTAATAGAACAAGGAATAACCAGTGTTTTCTTTCCCCATGGTTTAGGTCATATGTTAGGTCTTCAGGTTCATGATGTAGGAGGTTTTTTACATGATGAACGCGGTACTCACATTGCCGCGCCTGATGCACATCCATTTTTACGATGTACCCGAACGTTAGCTGTTAATCAAGTGTTGACTATAGAGCCTGGTCTTTACATTATCGATTCTCTACTTGATGGATTAAAACAGGATAATCGTCAGAGTCAAATTAACTGGAAAACAGTTGATCAATTACGTCCGTTTGGTGGAATAAGAATTGAAGATAATGTCATTGTTCATGTTGATCGTAATGAGAACATAACCAGAGATTGTGGTTTACATTAA
- the fadB gene encoding fatty acid oxidation complex subunit alpha FadB, with protein sequence MIYQSPTIQVELLEDNIARLCFNATGSVNKLDKETLDSLDAALDAIKQDASIQALVLTSAKSAFIVGADITEFLGLFSQEESILLSWITQANVVFNKIEDLPFPTISAINGFALGGGFETVLATDFRIADTTAKLGLPETKLGIMPGFGGTVRLPRLIGADNALEWITTGKNHQPEAALQVGAIDAIVASENLEASAIAMLKEALAEKLSWQDRRAKKQARLNLPKLEAMMSFATAKGMVFKIAGKHYPAPMAVIDVIEQAATCERAEALKIEHQAFITLAKTDAAQALIGIFLNNQFVKSKAKKAASLAKKLDTAAVLGAGIMGGGIAYQSASKGTPIVMKDIAQPALELGLDVASKLLTSQIKRGRSTPEKMAKVLNNITATLDYTAIKDVDVVVEAVVEHPKVKSTVLAEVEQHVSPDAIITSNTSTISINLLAKSLEKPERFCGMHFFNPVHKMPLVEIIRGEHSSEETIASVVAYATKMGKTPIVVNDCPGFFVNRVLFPYFVGFSGLLADGADFAAIDKVMEKQFGWPMGPAYLLDVVGIDTGHHAQNVMAEGFPDRMGRSSKDAISVMFEQERFGQKNGKGFYTYSVDRRGKPKKDIDPISYELLGAEFGKLTEFESDEIIARTMIPMIIETVRCLEEGIIATPAEADMGLVLGLGFPPFKGGVFRYIDTMGIANFVTLADKYAHLGELYQATDAMRELAANNGSYYQV encoded by the coding sequence ATGATCTACCAAAGTCCTACAATTCAGGTTGAGTTACTTGAAGACAATATTGCTCGGTTATGCTTTAACGCAACTGGCTCTGTCAATAAGTTAGACAAAGAGACATTAGACTCTCTCGACGCTGCATTAGATGCAATTAAGCAAGACGCTAGCATTCAAGCTCTTGTCCTCACATCAGCAAAATCGGCCTTTATTGTCGGTGCTGATATCACTGAGTTTCTTGGTTTATTTTCTCAAGAAGAGAGCATACTTCTTTCTTGGATCACTCAAGCGAACGTGGTTTTCAATAAAATTGAAGATTTACCGTTCCCAACTATTTCGGCCATTAACGGTTTTGCATTAGGTGGAGGATTTGAGACCGTACTCGCAACCGATTTCCGCATTGCAGATACCACCGCTAAACTAGGCCTCCCTGAAACAAAACTAGGAATAATGCCAGGTTTTGGCGGTACAGTCCGCTTGCCTCGTCTAATTGGTGCAGATAATGCCCTTGAATGGATCACCACGGGTAAAAATCACCAACCAGAAGCGGCACTGCAAGTTGGTGCTATCGACGCCATTGTCGCTTCGGAAAATTTAGAGGCATCGGCTATTGCCATGCTCAAAGAAGCACTTGCAGAAAAACTCAGTTGGCAGGATCGTCGTGCTAAAAAGCAAGCTCGGCTTAACCTACCAAAACTTGAAGCTATGATGTCATTCGCTACAGCCAAAGGCATGGTATTTAAGATAGCAGGCAAACACTACCCAGCGCCGATGGCTGTCATTGATGTGATCGAGCAAGCAGCTACCTGTGAACGTGCTGAGGCACTAAAAATAGAGCATCAGGCCTTTATCACGTTAGCAAAAACTGATGCCGCTCAAGCATTAATCGGTATTTTTCTTAACAATCAATTTGTTAAGAGTAAAGCAAAGAAAGCGGCGTCACTAGCTAAAAAACTCGACACTGCAGCAGTGCTTGGTGCCGGCATTATGGGTGGTGGTATCGCTTACCAAAGTGCCAGCAAAGGCACCCCCATTGTAATGAAAGACATTGCACAGCCAGCACTGGAACTTGGTCTAGATGTAGCTTCTAAGCTACTGACATCACAGATAAAACGTGGCCGTTCAACACCAGAAAAAATGGCAAAAGTGCTTAATAATATTACGGCTACGCTAGATTACACTGCAATTAAAGATGTAGATGTTGTGGTTGAAGCCGTTGTCGAGCACCCCAAAGTTAAATCCACGGTTCTTGCTGAAGTTGAACAGCATGTTTCACCCGATGCCATCATCACATCAAACACTTCAACAATCTCAATTAACTTACTCGCAAAAAGCCTCGAAAAGCCTGAACGTTTTTGTGGCATGCACTTCTTTAATCCGGTACATAAAATGCCACTTGTAGAGATTATTCGTGGTGAGCATAGTTCAGAAGAAACCATAGCATCGGTTGTTGCTTATGCTACCAAAATGGGAAAAACCCCAATTGTCGTTAATGACTGCCCAGGTTTTTTCGTTAACCGCGTACTCTTTCCTTACTTTGTCGGCTTCAGTGGTCTACTTGCCGATGGTGCTGATTTTGCCGCTATCGATAAAGTGATGGAAAAACAATTTGGTTGGCCTATGGGTCCTGCATACTTACTTGATGTTGTTGGTATTGATACCGGTCACCATGCTCAAAATGTGATGGCTGAAGGCTTCCCAGATCGTATGGGCCGCAGCAGTAAAGATGCAATTAGTGTGATGTTCGAGCAAGAACGCTTCGGACAGAAAAATGGTAAAGGTTTCTATACCTATTCTGTCGATCGCCGCGGTAAACCAAAGAAAGATATCGATCCAATCAGCTATGAGTTATTAGGTGCTGAATTTGGCAAGCTAACTGAATTTGAATCCGATGAAATTATTGCACGTACTATGATCCCCATGATCATTGAAACAGTTCGCTGTCTCGAAGAGGGTATTATTGCTACGCCAGCTGAAGCAGATATGGGACTGGTATTGGGCCTTGGCTTCCCACCATTCAAGGGGGGTGTATTCCGCTATATTGATACGATGGGGATCGCGAATTTCGTTACTCTTGCTGATAAATATGCTCATTTGGGTGAACTGTATCAAGCGACTGATGCAATGCGTGAACTTGCCGCTAATAATGGCAGCTACTACCAGGTTTAA
- the fadA gene encoding acetyl-CoA C-acyltransferase FadA yields the protein MKQAVIVDCIRTPMGRSKAGVFRNVRAETLSAELMKALLARNPKLNPQDIEDVIWGCVQQTLEQGFNIARNASLLAGIPKEAGAVTVNRLCGSSMDALHQAARAIMTGQGDTFIVGGVEHMGHVPMSHGVDFHPGLANNVAKASGMMGLTAEMLGKMHGITREQQDEFAVRSHQRAHAATVEGRFANEIHPIEGHDANGVLIKVEHDEVIRPETSMESLSGLRPAFDPVNGTVTAGTSSALSDGASAMLVMEEEKAKALGLPIRARIRSMAVAGCDAAIMGYGPVPATKKALERAGLSIDDIDVIELNEAFAAQSLPCVKELGLMDVADEKINLNGGAIALGHPLGCSGTRISTTLINLMEDKNAKYGLATMCIGLGQGIATIFERP from the coding sequence ATGAAACAAGCCGTTATCGTAGATTGTATCCGTACTCCCATGGGCCGCTCTAAGGCTGGAGTATTTAGAAACGTACGCGCAGAGACACTTTCAGCAGAATTGATGAAAGCACTGCTCGCTCGAAATCCAAAGCTAAACCCTCAAGACATCGAAGATGTGATCTGGGGTTGTGTACAACAAACACTAGAGCAAGGTTTCAATATTGCCCGTAATGCATCACTCCTAGCTGGCATTCCAAAAGAAGCTGGTGCGGTAACCGTTAACCGTCTTTGTGGTTCATCTATGGATGCGCTACATCAAGCAGCTCGCGCTATCATGACAGGACAAGGTGATACATTCATAGTCGGTGGTGTTGAGCACATGGGCCATGTCCCTATGAGCCACGGTGTCGATTTTCATCCCGGTCTTGCTAACAATGTCGCAAAAGCTTCTGGCATGATGGGACTTACCGCAGAAATGCTCGGTAAGATGCACGGTATCACTCGTGAACAACAAGATGAATTTGCTGTGCGTTCGCATCAACGCGCACACGCAGCAACGGTTGAAGGACGTTTTGCTAACGAAATTCATCCTATCGAAGGTCACGATGCCAATGGGGTATTGATCAAGGTTGAACATGATGAAGTGATCCGCCCTGAAACCTCAATGGAATCATTGTCCGGATTACGGCCAGCATTTGATCCTGTCAACGGAACTGTAACAGCAGGAACGTCATCAGCCTTGTCTGACGGTGCTTCGGCTATGCTAGTGATGGAAGAAGAAAAAGCCAAAGCATTAGGCTTACCTATTCGAGCACGCATTCGCTCCATGGCTGTTGCAGGTTGTGATGCTGCTATTATGGGGTACGGCCCAGTCCCAGCGACTAAAAAAGCACTGGAGCGCGCAGGATTAAGCATTGATGATATTGATGTTATCGAGCTCAATGAAGCCTTTGCTGCTCAGTCACTTCCTTGTGTAAAAGAGTTAGGTTTGATGGATGTCGCCGATGAAAAAATAAACCTCAACGGTGGAGCTATCGCTCTAGGTCATCCACTGGGTTGTTCTGGCACCCGTATATCAACGACACTTATCAACCTCATGGAAGATAAGAATGCTAAATATGGCTTAGCCACCATGTGTATCGGTCTAGGACAAGGTATCGCAACAATATTTGAACGACCATAA